GGTCGCTCCCGACGCCCACGTACACCTCGTCGGTGTCCGCCTGGGGGAAGAAGACGAACTCGGCCTCGCCGGAGGTCTCCTCGGAGACGACCTCGATGTCGTCGCTGGTCGTGATCAGGTGGTACGGCTTGGGGTAGATGACCGGGAACTCGTCGGGGGCCTCGATCCCCTCCTCCTCGAGTTCCTCGATGTGCTTGCGGAGTTCCTCCTCGTTGCGTCCCGTCCAGCCGCAGTTCGCGATGCGGTCGACCGAGACGTTCACAGGTTCCGACTCCGACGATCCCTGTCGCTGAAGCTGTAAGTCGAGGGTTGTCACAGGTGGAGATAACGAGCCGAGGATATAAATCTACGGCTCGGCCGCCGGAAGCGGTGTGTCGGGGGCTTCAGCCCGCGAGGAACTCCTGGCGGATCTCCTCGTCTGCCAGCATCGCTTCGGCGCCCTCTTCGCGCTGCATCTTGCCTTCGGTCAACAGGTAGCCGCGGTCGGCCCGGTTGAGGATCTCCTCGGCGTTTTGCTCGACGATGAGGATGGCCGTGCCGTCGGCGTTGATCTCGTCGATCTTGTCGAACAGTTCGTCGACGAGGTGCGGTGCCAGTCCCGAACTCGGCTCGTCCAGTATGAGGAGGTCCGGTTCCGAGATGAGTGCGCGGCCGATGGCGAGCATCTGCCGCTGCCCACCGCTCATGGTCTCTGCGACCTGCGCCGTCCGCTCCTCGAGGATGGGGAACCGCGAGTAGATGTCCTGCAGCTTCTCATCGGAGAGTTCGCTCTCGGTGTAGGCACCCATCTTCAGGTTCTCCATGACCGAGAGGGTCGGGAAGATGCTATCGTCCTGTGGGACGTAGTTCATCCCTCTGCGGATGCACTCCTCGGTATCGAGGCCGGTGATGTCCTCGCCGTCGTAGCTGACCGTCCCGCCCTTGTGGTCGGTCAGGCCGAAAATCGAGTCCATCAGGGTACTCTTGCCGGCCCCGTTCGGGCCGATGATCGTCACGTACTCGCCGTCGTTCACGGAGAGGTCGATCCCGTTCAGGATCTGCAGGTCCCCGTATCCGGCCCGGAGGTCCGAAACTTCGAGGAGCGTCATCGTGAATCACCGACTGGGGCGATATCGGCTGTACCGTCGCAACGAATACAGTTTGTGTGTGCCATGACCAGCGTGGTGTAAATCAATCAGCTTCGTAGTATAACCTTTTTGATTGGAAATCGGATACTTCTCCCCGAACGGCCGGCGACGTGCGGCCGTCGCCGACCGCAGACAACAAACTAATATATTCGCCCCGGAGAAGTGAAACTACATGCAATTCGATGGAGAGGTCTCTATCGGTACTGACCAGCAAACGGTGTGGGAAACGATCTCAGACCCGGAAGCGCTCGTCCTGTGCGTCCCGGGTGCCGAGGAGGTCGAACGGATCAGTGAGACCCACTACAGAGGGACGATCAAGCGCGGCATCGCCAGCGTCAACGTCGAACTCAACGGGGAGGTCGAGATGCTCGAGCTCGACGCGCCCGACCGCATGGTCGCGGACGTGAAAGGCGAGGACGAGCTGACGGGCAGCATCATGACCGCGGACGCCCAGATGGACCTCTCCGAGGAGGGCGCCGACACGATACTCAGCTACACGATGGACGTCGAGTTCACCGGCAAGCTGGCGACGCTCGGCTCGCGCATCATGAAGCGCAAGATCAAATCCGACATGAACACGTTCTTCGACAACCTCAGAGACCACGCCGAAGCGTAAGCGTGACCGACCTGCCGACTACGACTTCTTCCGATCACGCGAGTACGCCAGCAGCGCGTCCCGGATCACGTCGTCTTCCGGCGCACGGAACAGCGTGTCGTCACCGGCGTGGTCGCCGAACGCGAAGTCGCGGACGAGTGCGACCGGGCGACCCCCGTCGCCCTCACCGGTGACGAGGTTCCCCGCGGCCGCGAGTTCGTCGACCACCGACTGGACCGTCGCGCCGAGTTCGCGCCCCTCGCGGTCGTGCTCGCCGCGCCAGTCCCGGTTCGCGGGCATCCCCGCCCAGCCGAGGGCGACGCCGCGTTGCCCGTGTCGGAACGGCCGTCCCGACGTGTCCGTGACGACGACAGACGCGTCCACCGACAGGCGCTCGCGGATGCGAGCGGCGCTGGCCGACGGGTCCAGCGGTAACAGGAGCAGGTCCGCGTCGGGGACGTTCGATCGGTCGATTCCGGCGTTGACCGTGACGTGCCCGAAGGGCGTCACCGCCAGCACGAACGGCGTCTCCAGCAGCAGTTCCTCGCTCTCCTCGATGACGGCCTGGACGAACCGCGGGTCTCGCTCCTCGCCGGTGGCGTCCGCGAGCGCGCCTGCGATCCGCTCGGCCCGCTCGCTCGCCGGAAACGCAGCGCAGTCGGCCGTCCGGCCCTCGACCTTCGAGACGATGGTGCTCGCGACGACGAGGACGTCGCCCTCCCTGACCGTCGCCTCGCGTTCGACGAGGGCGGCGATGTCGTCGTTCGATTCGAACTCCGGGAGCCCGGAGATCCCTGTCACGTGCATAGTGGCCGCTCGCGGACGACCGGCAAAAGCACCGCGATGGCGGACCCGGCGATCGGCGCGTCTAGTCAGCGGTCCGGGGCGTCGTCGTCACCGGTCGGTCACTGGAAGCGCACGCCGAGGTCGTGCATCCCGTCGTTGTTCATCGCGAGGTTGATGAGCAGCGGCGTGATCGACTCGACCTCCGACGAGTTGGCCAGGCCGCCGCCGTCGAGGGCCCGGATCCCGTCGATCGCCTCGACGAGGCCGCGGATCGTCTCTTTGGCGTCGGCGTCGTCGCCGGTCATGACGACGTCGACCTCGAGGTCGTTGTCGAGGTCGGTCAACGCCCCGGCCGCGACGTTCTGGAAGGCACCGACGACCGGGACGCCCGCCGGCGCGGCCGCCGCGACCGCCTCGGCGACGCTGCCAGCACTCGGCGGGTCGTAGTGGAACCCGTCCTCGTCGCGGTCCATCTGCGTCGCCGGACAGACCAGGACGTCGCCCTCGTCGAGGTCCTCGGCCACGGCCTCGACGGTACTGGCCGCGTACTCCGGCGGCACGCTCACGACGACGACGTCGGCCGCTGCCGTCGCCGCCTGGTTGCCGTGCCCAGAGACGACGACGTCGTGCCCCCGGTCGCCGAGCAACTCGACGTACTCGGCGGCCCGGCGCTCGGCCTTCTCCGCGTCGCGTGAGCCGATGTGAACCTCGTGGTCCGCGTCACGCGCCAGTCGAAGTGCGATTCCCTCACCGATGTCGCCAGTACCGCCTAACAGTGCGACTCGCATGAAAAACGGTTCCGTCAGCGCAGATTTATAGGTTCTGATGCGCGCCACGAGGCATCGGTCCCGGGCGCCGACGCCGGCATCGGGGACAGTCAGTGTGGTGGAAGCGACCCAGTGCGAAAGAGAGTGCCGGATGCGGTCCCTACAGTTCGCGCATCCCCTCTTCGGCGAGCCGGGGCAGCACGCGGTCCGGCGTCAGGGGCAGTTCGGTGAAGCGGATGCCCGTCGCGTCTGCGACGGCGTTGGCCACGGCCGCCGGGACCGGGACCAGCGGGCACTCGCCGACGCCTTTCTGCCCGTGGGAAGTAGTCGGGTCGGGCGTCTCCACCTCGTCGATCTTGGTGATGAGGGGGACGTCCTTGGCGGTCGGGAGGTGGTAGTCGACGAGCGAGCCGTTGGTGAGGTTCCCGCTCCCGTCGTAGTCGTAGTCCTCCAAGAGCACCTCGCCGAGCGCCTGTGCGATGGCGCCCTGGGTCTGGCCCTCGATCATCTTCGGGTTGATGGCCTTGCCGACGTCCTCGCTGATCGCCACGTCGACCACGTCGATCTCGCCCGTGGTCGGGTCGACGTCGACGACGATTGCGAGACAGCCCCAGGTGTAGCCGTGTGAGAGACTGCCCTTGGGGTCGGGGATCTCCGCCTCCTGGCTGTCGAAGCGCGCACGACCGACCAGCGAGATTCCGTCTTTCATCCCGTCCGGCCGCTCGTCGGGGTTCGCGAAGGTGGCCTCGTAGGCGAGGTCCTCCATCGAGACGGCGTTCTCGGGGTCATCGGCGGCGCGGACGCCGCCGTCGGCGAACTCGACGTCGTCCACGTCGACGTCGAGCATCAGCGCGGCCAGCGGCTGGAGGTTCTCCCTGAGGTCCTCGGCCGCCTTGGCCGCCGCGGTTCCGCCGATGATCGTCCCGCGGTCGGCCCAGACCCCGAAGCCTTCCGGGGTCACGTCGGAGTCGCCGATGATGGGTTTGACCCGATCCGAGGAGACTCCGAGTGTGTCGGCGACGATCTGGACGATGCCCGTCTCGGTCCCCTGGCCGATACTGGCGCTTCCGATGAGCACCGTGATCTCGCCGAACTTGTTCATCTGGACGACCGCGGCGTCGGACTCGGTCCCGGCGACCTTCTTGTTGCCGCCGCGTTTCATGAGCGTCCCCATGCCGACGCCCCGGAGCTTGCCGTCCTTGGTCCGGCCGAAGCCGCGGTGTTCGTCCCAGTTGATCATGTCCTGGACGCGGTCGAAGCACTCGTGGACGTCGGCGCCGCGCCAGTTGATGCCGGTCGGCGTGCGCATCGGCATCTCTTCGAGTTCCGGCGCGTTCTGGCGCCTGATCTCCATCGGGTCGACGCCCAGTTCCGCGGAGGCTCGCTCGAGCAACTGCTCGCGGGCGAACGTGTACTGGGGGTCACCGAAGCCGCGGACCGCGGACCCGGGCATCACGTTCGTGTACAGCGCTTTCCCGCGGATGTGCTGGTTCGGGATGTAGTACGGCCCCGCCGAGGTGATCCCGGCCGACGAGATGACGGCCGGCCCGAAGCTCGCGTGTGCGCCGGTGCTCTGGAGTACCTCGACGTCCCAGCCGACGATGTCGCCGTCCTCGTCGAGCGCCAGCCGGGCGTTCAGGCGTTCGTCGTGGCGACCGCGGCCCGCCTTCATCTCCTCGAACCGGTCGAGGATGAGCTTGATCGGCCGGCCCAGCGCTATCGAGAGCGCAGAGGCACAGACCTCGTGGGGGAACGCCTCGATCTTCACGCCGAAGCCGCCGCCGATGTCGGGGATCTTGACGACGATGTCCGACGGTTCGAGGTCGGCGAGCGCCTCGGCCATGTACTCCTTCATCAGGTGGGGTGCCTGGTTCGACGTGTGGAGCGTCAGTTCCCGTTCGCCGGCGTTGTAGTCGGCGACACAGCCCTTCGGCTCCAGCGGCGTCGGATTGGTCTTGTTCGTCTCGAAGGTGTCCTCGACGACGACCGCGGCGTCCTCGAAGGCGCCGTCGACGTCGCCGACCTGAAGGTCGTACTCGGAGGCGACGTTCCCGTCGACGTCGACGTCGGGGTCCTCGTCGAGGGCCGGATGCAAGATCGGAGCGTCCTCGTCGAGGGCGTCGTCGACGTCGGCGACCGTCTCGAGGCGTTCGTACTCGACGTCGACCTTCTCTGCGGCCAGCGTCGCCGTCTGCTGGTCCTTCGCGACGACGACGGCGATCTCGTCGCCGACGAACCGCGCGCAGTCGGTGACCAGCGGTTCCTCGTCGGGGAGGATGAGTCCGTAGGGCTCGACGTAAGGTTCGATGTCCTCGGCGGTCCAGACGAGCTCGACGCCCTCCATCGCCTCGGCCTCGCTGGTATCGACGTCGACGATGCGTGCGTGTGCGATCTGGCTCCGGACGAACCGGGCGTGGCGCTGCCCGGAGATGTTGATGTCGTCGACGTACTCCCCGGTACCGGTGACGAGCCGGCGCCCGAACTTGCTGTTGACGGATTTGCCGACCTCGCCCTCCGTCTCTGCCGCCGCTTCGCTCTGTTCTTCCTGTTCGTGTTCCTGGGTGAGGTCCGGTTGGCTCATCGTTCCTCCTGCTGCATGTCGGCAGCTTCCTGGACGCTCTCGATGATCTTCGTGTAGCCGGTGCACCGACAGATGTTACCCGCCAGGTGGTCCTGGATCTCCGGGATCGTCGGGTCCTCCTTCTCCTCGAGCAGCGCCGCCGAGGAGACGACGAATCCGGGCGTACAGAAGCCACACTGCATCCCGTGTTCGTTCCAGAAGGCCTCCTGGACCGGGTGGAGCTCGTCGCCGTCCATGAGCCCCTCGACGGTCGTGAGTTCCTTCCCGTCGACCTGTGCGGCGAGCATGTTACAGGACTTCACCGGGTCGCCGTCCAGCAGGACGGTACAGGCCCCGCACTTCGCCGTCTCGCACCCGCGGTGGGTCCCGGTCAGGTGCTCGTGGTCGCGCAGGAACTCGGAGAGGAGCGTCCGGGCCGGGACCGTCTCCTCGAGCGATCGGTCGTTGAGCGTTACCTCGATCGTTACGGTGTCGGATCCACTCATTCGATGTCACCTCCAGCGCGGTCGATCGCCGTGACGAGCGCCCGCTTTGCCAGCGTCTTCGTGATCTCGCGTTTGAACTCGACCGAGCCGTCCGAGTCCTCCATCGGATCGGACCCGTCACCGACCAGTTCCGCGGTCGTCGTGACGAGGTCCTCCGTCGGGGTCTCGCCCGCCAGGTGTGCTTCGGCCTCCGGCATCGGCGTCGGGCCGGGTTCGATGGCGCCGGTGACCAGCGTCGCGTCGGTCACGACGGAGTCGTCGAGTTCGACGACGGCCGCAACCGTCGCCGTCGGGTACGCGCCGGCGCTCGGCTCGTACTTCTGGTACGCCGCACCGTATGGCGGCTCGACGACGGGGAACGACGCTTCGGTGACGATCTCGTTTTCCCCGAGTTCCGTCTCGTAGAAGCCGTGGAAAAACGAGGAGCCGTCGTAGGTGTGCTCGCCGTCGGGCCCCTGGCTTTTGATCTCGGCGTCGAGGGCAGTGGCCACGACCGGCGGGTCGCCCGCGGGGTCGGCGTGGGCGAGGGCACCGCACAAGGTGCCCCGGTTTCGGACCTGCGTGTCCCCGATCTCGGCCGCCGTCTCGGCGAGCGTCTCGCAACTCTCCGCGACGGTGTCGGAGTTGGCGACGTCGGTGTGACGGACCAGACACCCGATCCGCAGCTCGTCGTCGTCCACTCTGAGGTAGTCGCGATCCGCCACCTCGTTGATGTCGATCAGGAGTTCGTAGTCGGCCAGTCGTTGCCGTAACATCGGCATGAGGCTCTGGCCGCCGGACATGACGGTCGCGTCCTCACCGTACTCCCCGAGCAACGCCGCCGCGTCGGCGATGGTCTCCGGGCTTGTGTATTTGATATCTTGTAGCATATCCCTCTCGCTAGAGAGAGGGTTGGCCGATCATATAAGGATTTATCGTTCCCGTGCACCCGCGAGGGACACTGTGAGGCCCGGGGGCGATCCCGGTCCGATCGACCCGTCAGTCGTTCGCGACGTGGGTCACGTAGACCGCCTTCTCGTGGGTGAAAAAGTCGATCGCCTGGCGACCCTGCTCCTTGTAGGTCTGCGTACTGGAGTCCTTCATGCCGCCGAACGGCAGCTGGAACTCGATGCCGGTCGTGGTCTGGTTGACCTTCACGACGCCCGCTTCGATGTCGCCGACGAACTCCTCGGCGTGGTCGAGGCGGTTCGTACAGATGCTCGCCGACAGGCCGTAGTTGGTGTCGTTCGCCAGCTCGATGGCCTCGTCGTAGTCGGCGACCGGCGTGACGCCGACGACCGGTCCGAAGATCTCCTCGCACATCAGCCGCATGTCGCGGTCGACGTCGGTGAAGATGGCGGGCTCGACGAAGTACCCGTCCTCGACGCCCTCGGGCTCGACGGCCTGCCCGCCGTAGTGGAGGGTCGCACCCTCGTTCTGGGCGTTTTCGACGTAGTCACGCACTTCATCGAAGCCGTCCTCGTCGACCTTCGGACCGACCTCCGTCGCCGGATCCAGCGGGTCGCCGACGACCATCTCCTCGGTCGCCTCGGTCAGGGCGTCCAGGTACTCGTCGTAGACGTCCTCGAAGACGTAGACCCGGCTGGTCGCCGTACAGGACTGTCCGGTCGCCGCGAACGCGCCGCCCGTCGTGACCTCGACCGCCGTCTCGATGTCCGCGGTGTCGTCGACGATGAGCGGGTTCTTCCCGCCCATCTCGCACTGCACGCGCTTGCCCTCGACGGCAGCGTCCTCGTAGACGTACATGCCCGCCTTGGTGCTGCCGGTGAACGAGACGACGTCGACGTCCTCGTTCGTCGTGATCTCGTCGCCGATCTCGCTGCCCGGCCCGGTGACGAAGTTCAAGACGCCGTCGGGCAGCCCCGCGTGGTCGAACGCCTGCGCGATGGTGGCAGCCACGGCCGGCGAGGACGAGGCGGGCTTCAGGACGACGGTGTTGCCCGCGACGAGCGCCGGCGCCAGTTTCCAGATGGGGATCGCGATGGGGTAGTTCCACGGCGTGATGAGGCCGACGGTCCCCAGCGGTTCGCGCGTGGTGTACGTACGGGTGTTGTCGGCGCTGCTCGGCGGCGCGTCGCCGCCGTAGTCGCGGGCGACTTCGGCGTAGTAGTTCAGGAGATCGATGGCGCGCTGGATCTCGCCGTCGGCGATCGAGATCGGCTTGCCCATCTCCGTCGCGATGAGCTCGCCGATGGCCTCCCGGTTGTCCTCGACGAACTCGGCCGCGTCGCGCAGGTAGCCGCCCCGGGTGTGTGGAGACGTGTTCTCCCACTCCTCCTGGGCACGGACTGCGGCGTCGATCGCCTCCTGCGCGACCGCACGCGGCGAACTCGGGAACTCGGAGACGATCGTCTCGGGGTCCGCGGGACTCCGGCGCTCGATGGTCTCGGCGTCGTCGGGCGTCGTCCACGCACCGTCGATGTAGTTGGCCTCGTGGCTAGGGACGCTGGCGTCTGTAGGCATACGAAGAGACGGTCCAGGGGCAGAATGAAAGTCCTTACGATTAGCACAACGTCAGCGGCCGTACCTGTCGAACTCGGCGGGCACACCGGTCGAACTGACGCCGTGCTCGCCGGCATCCCCCCGGCCACCTCCCTG
Above is a genomic segment from Halorientalis sp. LT38 containing:
- a CDS encoding ABC transporter ATP-binding protein, with translation MTLLEVSDLRAGYGDLQILNGIDLSVNDGEYVTIIGPNGAGKSTLMDSIFGLTDHKGGTVSYDGEDITGLDTEECIRRGMNYVPQDDSIFPTLSVMENLKMGAYTESELSDEKLQDIYSRFPILEERTAQVAETMSGGQRQMLAIGRALISEPDLLILDEPSSGLAPHLVDELFDKIDEINADGTAILIVEQNAEEILNRADRGYLLTEGKMQREEGAEAMLADEEIRQEFLAG
- a CDS encoding CoxG family protein, which encodes MQFDGEVSIGTDQQTVWETISDPEALVLCVPGAEEVERISETHYRGTIKRGIASVNVELNGEVEMLELDAPDRMVADVKGEDELTGSIMTADAQMDLSEEGADTILSYTMDVEFTGKLATLGSRIMKRKIKSDMNTFFDNLRDHAEA
- a CDS encoding coenzyme F420-0:L-glutamate ligase, which translates into the protein MHVTGISGLPEFESNDDIAALVEREATVREGDVLVVASTIVSKVEGRTADCAAFPASERAERIAGALADATGEERDPRFVQAVIEESEELLLETPFVLAVTPFGHVTVNAGIDRSNVPDADLLLLPLDPSASAARIRERLSVDASVVVTDTSGRPFRHGQRGVALGWAGMPANRDWRGEHDREGRELGATVQSVVDELAAAGNLVTGEGDGGRPVALVRDFAFGDHAGDDTLFRAPEDDVIRDALLAYSRDRKKS
- the npdG gene encoding NADPH-dependent F420 reductase: MRVALLGGTGDIGEGIALRLARDADHEVHIGSRDAEKAERRAAEYVELLGDRGHDVVVSGHGNQAATAAADVVVVSVPPEYAASTVEAVAEDLDEGDVLVCPATQMDRDEDGFHYDPPSAGSVAEAVAAAAPAGVPVVGAFQNVAAGALTDLDNDLEVDVVMTGDDADAKETIRGLVEAIDGIRALDGGGLANSSEVESITPLLINLAMNNDGMHDLGVRFQ
- a CDS encoding xanthine dehydrogenase family protein molybdopterin-binding subunit, with the protein product MSQPDLTQEHEQEEQSEAAAETEGEVGKSVNSKFGRRLVTGTGEYVDDINISGQRHARFVRSQIAHARIVDVDTSEAEAMEGVELVWTAEDIEPYVEPYGLILPDEEPLVTDCARFVGDEIAVVVAKDQQTATLAAEKVDVEYERLETVADVDDALDEDAPILHPALDEDPDVDVDGNVASEYDLQVGDVDGAFEDAAVVVEDTFETNKTNPTPLEPKGCVADYNAGERELTLHTSNQAPHLMKEYMAEALADLEPSDIVVKIPDIGGGFGVKIEAFPHEVCASALSIALGRPIKLILDRFEEMKAGRGRHDERLNARLALDEDGDIVGWDVEVLQSTGAHASFGPAVISSAGITSAGPYYIPNQHIRGKALYTNVMPGSAVRGFGDPQYTFAREQLLERASAELGVDPMEIRRQNAPELEEMPMRTPTGINWRGADVHECFDRVQDMINWDEHRGFGRTKDGKLRGVGMGTLMKRGGNKKVAGTESDAAVVQMNKFGEITVLIGSASIGQGTETGIVQIVADTLGVSSDRVKPIIGDSDVTPEGFGVWADRGTIIGGTAAAKAAEDLRENLQPLAALMLDVDVDDVEFADGGVRAADDPENAVSMEDLAYEATFANPDERPDGMKDGISLVGRARFDSQEAEIPDPKGSLSHGYTWGCLAIVVDVDPTTGEIDVVDVAISEDVGKAINPKMIEGQTQGAIAQALGEVLLEDYDYDGSGNLTNGSLVDYHLPTAKDVPLITKIDEVETPDPTTSHGQKGVGECPLVPVPAAVANAVADATGIRFTELPLTPDRVLPRLAEEGMREL
- a CDS encoding (2Fe-2S)-binding protein, whose protein sequence is MSGSDTVTIEVTLNDRSLEETVPARTLLSEFLRDHEHLTGTHRGCETAKCGACTVLLDGDPVKSCNMLAAQVDGKELTTVEGLMDGDELHPVQEAFWNEHGMQCGFCTPGFVVSSAALLEEKEDPTIPEIQDHLAGNICRCTGYTKIIESVQEAADMQQEER
- a CDS encoding FAD binding domain-containing protein, translating into MLQDIKYTSPETIADAAALLGEYGEDATVMSGGQSLMPMLRQRLADYELLIDINEVADRDYLRVDDDELRIGCLVRHTDVANSDTVAESCETLAETAAEIGDTQVRNRGTLCGALAHADPAGDPPVVATALDAEIKSQGPDGEHTYDGSSFFHGFYETELGENEIVTEASFPVVEPPYGAAYQKYEPSAGAYPTATVAAVVELDDSVVTDATLVTGAIEPGPTPMPEAEAHLAGETPTEDLVTTTAELVGDGSDPMEDSDGSVEFKREITKTLAKRALVTAIDRAGGDIE
- a CDS encoding aldehyde dehydrogenase family protein, translated to MPTDASVPSHEANYIDGAWTTPDDAETIERRSPADPETIVSEFPSSPRAVAQEAIDAAVRAQEEWENTSPHTRGGYLRDAAEFVEDNREAIGELIATEMGKPISIADGEIQRAIDLLNYYAEVARDYGGDAPPSSADNTRTYTTREPLGTVGLITPWNYPIAIPIWKLAPALVAGNTVVLKPASSSPAVAATIAQAFDHAGLPDGVLNFVTGPGSEIGDEITTNEDVDVVSFTGSTKAGMYVYEDAAVEGKRVQCEMGGKNPLIVDDTADIETAVEVTTGGAFAATGQSCTATSRVYVFEDVYDEYLDALTEATEEMVVGDPLDPATEVGPKVDEDGFDEVRDYVENAQNEGATLHYGGQAVEPEGVEDGYFVEPAIFTDVDRDMRLMCEEIFGPVVGVTPVADYDEAIELANDTNYGLSASICTNRLDHAEEFVGDIEAGVVKVNQTTTGIEFQLPFGGMKDSSTQTYKEQGRQAIDFFTHEKAVYVTHVAND